A single region of the Anopheles funestus chromosome X, idAnoFuneDA-416_04, whole genome shotgun sequence genome encodes:
- the LOC125771269 gene encoding cholesterol 7-desaturase nvd — MEKLGSMMEYRLKTLTSWMARSGNGTLEELLHDACDTLVLWPWTTGLLWYGTLGAALAYGFYLFYYQAMVWKRDLTDIGYNHILDTARIGKSDRKRVDTVNRARRLRKIGDRLPPPYPNGWFSVLESEDLARGQAKSVDCLGQNLVVFRTDAGEVNVLDAYCPHLGANLGVGGIVRGDCIECPFHHWSFSGRDGQCTNIPYSKSGTVPKVARLRKWRSLEVNGFIFIWHHVDPEAEPWTFNVVQEIEDGRWVYYGKNDFLVNCHIQDVPENGADVAHLAAVHGPNMMSGSDIRYSRPAWADFGMHSWLASWQAPDEGDPTHVAKMDLVHSFRIFNKFEVGKIDVRAYQIGPGYVQLMMNTGMGPFVVLQTVTPIEPLVQKVIHRFYAPRNVWNAIFQKFAILAESIMFERDMMVWNHKQFIDNPLLIKEDRLIKSYRKWYSQFYSENSVSFTMAKEKLDW, encoded by the exons ATGGAGAAGCTCGGTTCGATGATGGAGTACCGGTTGAAGACGCTGACAAGTTGGATGGCGCGCTCCGGCAACGGTACGCTGGAAGAACTGCTGCACGACGCCTGCGACACGCTCGTGCTCTGGCCGTGGACAACCGGTCTGCTGtggtacgggacgctcggtgCCGCCCTCGCGTACGGATTCTATCTGTTCTACTATCAAGCGATGGTCTGGAAGCGG GATCTCACCGATATCGGCTACAATCACATCCTGGATACGGCACGCATTGGCAAAAGCGACCGGAAGCGGGTCGACACGGTAAACCGAGCACGGCGTTTGCGCAAGATCGGCGATCGCTTACCACCACCGTACCCGAACGGTTGGTTCTCCGTGCTGGAGTCGGAAGATCTCGCCCGCGGACAGGCAAAAAGCGTCGACTGTCTCGGCCAGAATTTGGTCGTGTTCCGTACGGATGCGGGCGAGGTGAACGTGCTCGATGCGTACTGTCCACATCTCGGTGCCAATCTCGGTGTCGGCGGTATCGTGCGGGGTGACTGTATCGAATGTCCGTTCCATCACTGGTCGTTCAGTGGGCGTGATGGGCAGTGCACCAACATTCCGTACAGCAAATCTGGCACAGTACCGAAGGTGGCACGGTTACGCAAGTGGCGCTCGCTCGAGGTGAACGGGTTCATCTTTATCTGGCACCATGTTGACCCGGAAGCCGAACCGTGGACGTTCAACGTGGTACAGGAAATCGAGGACGGACGCTGGGTGTACTACGGTAAGAACGATTTTCTGGTCAACTGTCACATCCAGGACGTGCCGGAAAATGGGGCTGACGTGGCACATCTCGCTGCCGTACACGGACCGAACATGATGTCCGGGAGCGACATCCGATATTCACGACCGGCTTGGGCCGACTTCGGGATGCACTCGTGGCTGGCAAG ctggcAGGCACCGGACGAGGGTGATCCGACACACGTCGCCAAAATGGATCTGGTGCATTCGTTTCGAATTTTCAACAAGTTTGAGGTGGGTAAAATCGATGTCCGTGCCTACCAGATTGGGCCGGGCTATGTGCAGCTGATGATGAACACGGGCATGGGACCGTTTGTCGTGCTGCAAACGGTCACACCGATAGAACCGCTCGTGCAGAAAGTTATCCATCGGTTCTACGCACCGCGCAACGTATGGAATGCAATCTTCCAGAAGTTTGCCATCTTGGCGGAGAGTATCATG TTCGAACGTGACATGATGGTTTGGAACCATAAGCAGTTTATCGACAATCCACTACTGATCAAGGAGGATCGTCTGATCAAGAGCTATCGGAAATGGTACAGCCAATTCTACTCCGAAAACAGTGTCAGCTTTACGATGGCTAAGGAAAAGCTTGACTGGTGA